The following coding sequences are from one Minwuia thermotolerans window:
- a CDS encoding TRAP transporter small permease subunit, translated as MDRLKSIDRISGWMSVISSWTLLAMTLIVGFEVGARYLFNSPTIWAWDVNVQLMVLLLMFGVAEAYRRDAHVRVDILTGALPPRGRAILDVLYAPVFFLITVIIVWTGWEYFHQAFERGQTAPTILAPPLWPIKFAIPLGGAVLLLTGVAKLIRDLRVAFRGDEGESGEGGR; from the coding sequence GGATGTCGGTGATCTCGTCCTGGACGCTGCTCGCGATGACCCTGATCGTCGGCTTCGAGGTAGGCGCCCGCTACCTCTTCAACAGCCCGACGATTTGGGCCTGGGACGTCAACGTGCAGCTGATGGTGCTGCTGCTCATGTTCGGCGTCGCCGAGGCCTACCGCCGCGACGCCCATGTGCGCGTCGACATCCTGACCGGTGCGCTGCCGCCGCGCGGCCGCGCCATTCTCGACGTGCTCTACGCGCCGGTCTTCTTCCTGATCACGGTGATCATCGTCTGGACCGGCTGGGAGTATTTTCACCAGGCCTTCGAGCGCGGCCAGACCGCGCCCACGATCCTGGCCCCGCCGCTCTGGCCCATCAAGTTCGCCATACCGCTGGGCGGCGCGGTCCTGTTGCTGACGGGCGTGGCGAAGCTGATCCGTGACCTGCGCGTCGCCTTCCGCGGCGACGAAGGCGAGAGCGGCGAGGGCGGACGATGA